From Pseudomonas putida, one genomic window encodes:
- a CDS encoding YaeQ family protein: MAQPSTTYKFELNLTDLDRGVYESVKQTIARHPSETEERMAVRLLAYALWYNENLSFGRGLSDVDEPALWEKSLDDRVLHWIEVGQPDADRLTWCSRRTERTSLLAYGSLRVWESKVVGAVKNLKNLNIAAVPQEVLEVLATDMPRSIKWDVMISEGTVFVTDDRGQHEVQLQWLLGERG, translated from the coding sequence ATGGCCCAGCCGTCCACCACCTACAAATTCGAACTGAATCTGACCGATCTCGATCGCGGCGTGTACGAAAGCGTCAAGCAGACCATCGCCCGTCATCCTTCGGAAACCGAGGAGCGCATGGCCGTGCGGCTGTTGGCCTACGCACTTTGGTACAACGAGAATCTGTCGTTCGGCCGCGGCCTGTCGGATGTCGACGAGCCTGCCCTGTGGGAGAAGAGCCTGGACGACCGCGTGCTGCACTGGATCGAAGTGGGCCAGCCTGACGCTGATCGCCTGACCTGGTGTTCGCGTCGTACCGAGCGCACCAGCCTGTTGGCCTACGGCAGCTTGCGGGTATGGGAGTCCAAGGTGGTGGGCGCGGTCAAGAACCTGAAAAACCTGAACATCGCCGCTGTACCGCAAGAGGTGCTCGAAGTGCTGGCCACGGACATGCCGCGCAGCATCAAGTGGGACGTGATGATCAGCGAAGGCACGGTGTTCGTCACTGACGACCGTGGCCAGCACGAAGTGCAGCTGCAGTGGCTGCTCGGTGAGCGTGGCTGA
- a CDS encoding CaiB/BaiF CoA transferase family protein: MPTPSKPLAGLKVIELGTLIAGPFASRICAEFGAEVIKVESPDGGDPLRKWRKLYEGTSLWWFVQARNKQSLTLNLKHPDGREILKRLLAEADILIENFRPGVLEKLGLGWDVLHALNPKLVMVRLSGFGQTGPMKDQPGFGAVGESMGGLRYITGFDDRPPVRTGISIGDSIAALWGVIGALMALRHREVNGGQGQVVDVALYEAIFAMMESMVPEFDVFGFIRERTGNIMPGITPSSIHTSADGKHVQIGANGDAIFKRFMQAIGRHDLADDPTLASNDGRDARRDELYGVIDRWANSLPLEQLMQTLTVADVPASRIYSAQDMFSDPQYLAREMFLQARLPDGKAFKMPGIVPKLSETPGSAEWVGPALGEHTDALLGTLGYDAAAIARLRQAGAV, from the coding sequence ATGCCTACACCGAGCAAACCCCTCGCCGGCCTGAAAGTGATCGAGCTTGGCACCCTGATCGCTGGCCCGTTCGCCTCGCGCATCTGCGCCGAGTTCGGGGCCGAGGTCATCAAGGTCGAGTCGCCCGACGGCGGTGATCCGCTGCGCAAATGGCGCAAGCTGTACGAGGGTACGTCGCTGTGGTGGTTCGTGCAGGCGCGCAACAAGCAGTCACTGACCCTGAACCTCAAGCATCCCGATGGCCGCGAGATCCTCAAGCGGCTGCTGGCCGAGGCCGACATTCTCATCGAGAACTTCCGCCCGGGCGTGCTGGAAAAGCTCGGCCTGGGCTGGGATGTGCTGCACGCGCTCAACCCGAAACTGGTGATGGTGCGCCTCTCAGGCTTCGGCCAGACCGGGCCGATGAAGGATCAGCCAGGCTTCGGCGCCGTGGGCGAGTCGATGGGTGGCCTGCGCTACATCACCGGCTTCGATGACCGCCCACCGGTACGCACCGGCATCTCCATCGGCGACTCGATCGCTGCATTGTGGGGCGTGATCGGCGCACTGATGGCGCTGCGTCACCGCGAAGTCAACGGCGGCCAGGGCCAGGTGGTGGACGTGGCGCTGTACGAAGCAATCTTCGCCATGATGGAGAGCATGGTCCCGGAGTTCGATGTGTTTGGCTTCATTCGCGAACGCACCGGCAACATCATGCCAGGCATCACGCCCTCCTCCATCCACACCAGCGCCGACGGCAAGCACGTGCAGATCGGTGCCAATGGCGATGCGATCTTCAAACGCTTCATGCAGGCCATCGGCCGTCACGACCTGGCCGACGACCCGACGCTGGCCAGCAATGATGGCCGCGATGCACGGCGTGACGAGCTGTATGGCGTTATCGACCGCTGGGCCAACAGCTTGCCGCTGGAGCAGCTGATGCAGACGTTGACCGTCGCCGATGTTCCGGCCAGCCGCATCTATTCGGCGCAAGACATGTTCAGCGACCCGCAGTACCTGGCCCGCGAAATGTTCCTCCAGGCCCGCCTGCCAGACGGTAAAGCGTTCAAGATGCCCGGCATCGTACCCAAGCTGTCCGAGACACCCGGCTCGGCCGAGTGGGTGGGCCCGGCGCTAGGCGAACACACAGACGCCCTGCTTGGCACCCTGGGGTATGACGCCGCCGCCATCGCCCGTTTGCGCCAGGCCGGCGCGGTCTGA
- a CDS encoding TIGR02285 family protein: protein MAIAPVQAKERLLWLVRDLPPFTILEGAAKGQGAIDRMLGLLIEQMPEYDHDIVRVTRARGIQMLQDPASFTCDPTLMWTPERAKFVHFSKPALGAMSGGLVVRKQAEPLLAPFLDGAQIDLKRLLSDTQLKLGIVAGRSYSTQIDAILHPLPDSVLSRHYGNDATANLLQMQRLGRLQLVLGYWPEVRYLIQQQGGSLDDYQFHPIQGVDRYQFLHVGCSDTPSGRAAITHIDQLLSALRQDTLPALYARWLDAEFQTEYLEQSRHFFEGR from the coding sequence ATGGCCATCGCGCCAGTGCAGGCCAAGGAACGCCTGCTATGGCTGGTCCGCGACCTGCCGCCTTTCACCATCCTGGAGGGTGCGGCCAAAGGCCAAGGTGCGATCGACCGGATGCTGGGGCTGCTGATCGAGCAGATGCCCGAATACGACCACGACATCGTGCGCGTCACTCGGGCGCGCGGCATACAGATGCTGCAGGACCCTGCCAGCTTCACCTGCGACCCGACCTTGATGTGGACACCGGAGCGCGCGAAGTTCGTGCACTTCTCCAAACCGGCGCTGGGGGCGATGAGCGGTGGCCTGGTGGTGCGCAAGCAAGCCGAACCACTGCTGGCACCGTTTCTGGATGGCGCGCAGATCGATCTCAAGCGCTTGTTGAGCGACACGCAACTGAAGCTCGGCATCGTCGCCGGGCGCAGCTACAGCACCCAGATCGATGCGATCCTGCACCCGCTTCCCGACTCGGTTCTCAGCCGCCACTATGGTAACGATGCCACTGCCAACCTACTGCAGATGCAGCGCCTGGGGCGCCTGCAACTGGTGCTCGGCTACTGGCCGGAAGTGCGCTACCTGATCCAGCAACAAGGCGGCTCGCTTGATGACTATCAGTTTCACCCGATACAAGGCGTGGACCGCTATCAGTTCCTGCATGTGGGCTGCTCCGATACGCCATCGGGGCGCGCAGCCATCACGCATATAGACCAACTGCTGTCCGCGCTGCGCCAGGACACACTTCCAGCGCTCTATGCCAGGTGGCTGGACGCGGAGTTCCAGACAGAGTACCTGGAGCAGAGCAGGCATTTTTTCGAAGGGCGATAA
- a CDS encoding DUF3509 domain-containing protein, with protein sequence MERICSLLNDALSPYQTQLGAADASGNRQLTVFDSLGGMTLRRTVSQRQLQEQRLLIDLVDGLHRDLQIAEGRLQPCVIAALQQRQQPAGTFA encoded by the coding sequence ATGGAAAGAATCTGCAGCCTGCTTAATGACGCACTGAGCCCTTATCAGACCCAGCTTGGCGCCGCCGATGCCAGCGGTAATCGGCAACTCACCGTTTTCGACAGCCTCGGTGGCATGACCTTGCGCCGAACGGTCAGCCAACGCCAGTTACAGGAGCAGCGCCTGCTGATCGACCTGGTCGATGGCCTTCACCGTGACCTGCAGATCGCCGAAGGGCGCCTGCAGCCCTGTGTCATCGCGGCTTTGCAGCAACGCCAACAACCTGCGGGAACCTTTGCCTGA
- a CDS encoding histidine kinase, giving the protein MHQPYVLIHQARPSHQILLHQACNALGVFDVRITHDLVDLNACLARKRGADLLILDHSMKGGQALLERLQRNRCSRALLFVGCASEHRPNLAEQARERGLWVLADLPWPLPVRRWQQALQRIQRFTSPTHAH; this is encoded by the coding sequence ATGCATCAGCCCTACGTGTTGATTCACCAGGCTCGGCCTTCCCACCAGATTCTTCTGCATCAGGCGTGCAATGCCCTGGGCGTTTTCGACGTGCGCATCACCCATGATCTGGTTGACCTCAATGCCTGCCTTGCACGCAAGCGCGGTGCCGACCTGCTGATCCTCGACCATTCGATGAAAGGCGGCCAGGCCCTGCTCGAACGTCTGCAGCGCAACCGCTGTTCACGCGCCTTGCTTTTTGTCGGCTGTGCCAGCGAGCACCGTCCCAACCTTGCCGAGCAAGCACGCGAGCGTGGCCTCTGGGTGCTGGCCGATTTGCCGTGGCCGCTGCCGGTGCGGCGCTGGCAACAGGCCTTGCAGCGTATTCAAAGGTTCACATCCCCCACGCATGCTCATTGA
- the thrC gene encoding threonine synthase codes for MRYISTRGQAPALNFEDVLLAGLASDGGLYVPENLPRFTQEEIASWAGLPYHELAFRVMRPFVEGSIADADFKKILEETYGEFAHAAVAPLRQLNSNEWVLELFHGPTLAFKDFALQLLGRLLDHVLAKRNERVVIIGATSGDTGSAAIEGCRRCDNVDIFILHPHQRVSEVQRRQMTTIFGDNIHNIAIEGNFDDCQEMVKASFADQSFLKGTRLVAVNSINWARIMAQIVYYFHAALQLGGPARSVAFSVPTGNFGDIFAGYLARNMGLPVSQLVVATNRNDILHRFMSGNQYVKETLHATLSPSMDIMVSSNFERLLFDLHGRNGAAIGELMANFKQGGGFSVDQDRWTEARKLFDSLAVSDEQTCQTIAEVFASTGEVLDPHTAIGVKAARECRRSLDTPMVVLGTAHPVKFPEAVEKAGVGKALELPAHLSDLFGREERCTVLANDLKAVQAFVSQHGNRGKPL; via the coding sequence ATGCGCTATATCAGCACCCGCGGCCAGGCACCGGCCCTGAATTTCGAAGACGTCCTGCTGGCTGGCCTGGCCAGCGATGGCGGCCTGTACGTGCCAGAGAACCTCCCACGCTTCACCCAGGAAGAAATCGCTTCCTGGGCGGGCCTGCCGTATCACGAGCTGGCTTTCCGTGTGATGCGCCCGTTCGTCGAGGGCAGCATTGCCGACGCCGACTTCAAGAAGATCCTGGAAGAGACCTACGGCGAGTTCGCCCACGCCGCGGTCGCTCCGCTGCGCCAGCTGAACAGCAACGAGTGGGTTCTTGAGTTGTTCCACGGGCCGACGCTGGCCTTCAAGGACTTCGCCCTGCAGCTGCTCGGGCGCCTGCTCGATCACGTGCTGGCCAAGCGCAACGAGCGCGTGGTGATCATCGGCGCGACCAGCGGCGACACCGGCTCTGCCGCGATCGAAGGCTGCCGCCGCTGCGACAACGTCGACATCTTCATCCTTCACCCGCACCAGCGCGTGTCGGAGGTTCAGCGCCGCCAGATGACCACCATCTTCGGCGACAACATCCACAATATCGCCATCGAAGGCAACTTCGATGACTGCCAGGAGATGGTCAAGGCCAGCTTCGCCGACCAATCGTTCCTCAAAGGCACCCGCCTGGTCGCAGTCAACTCGATCAACTGGGCGCGGATCATGGCCCAGATCGTTTACTACTTCCACGCTGCCCTGCAGCTTGGCGGCCCGGCGCGTTCGGTGGCGTTCTCGGTGCCGACCGGTAACTTTGGCGACATCTTCGCCGGCTACCTGGCACGCAACATGGGCCTGCCGGTCAGCCAGCTGGTGGTTGCCACCAACCGCAACGACATCCTGCACCGCTTCATGAGCGGCAACCAGTACGTCAAGGAAACCCTGCACGCGACCTTGTCGCCGTCGATGGACATCATGGTCTCGTCCAACTTCGAGCGCTTGTTGTTCGACCTCCATGGTCGCAACGGCGCGGCTATCGGCGAATTGATGGCCAACTTCAAGCAGGGTGGCGGTTTCAGCGTCGACCAGGACCGCTGGACCGAGGCGCGCAAGCTGTTCGATTCGCTGGCCGTCAGCGACGAGCAGACCTGCCAGACCATCGCCGAGGTCTTCGCCAGCACAGGTGAAGTGCTCGACCCGCATACCGCGATCGGTGTGAAGGCCGCGCGCGAATGCCGTCGCAGCCTGGATACCCCGATGGTGGTGCTGGGCACCGCGCACCCGGTCAAGTTCCCGGAGGCCGTGGAGAAGGCGGGGGTCGGCAAGGCGCTGGAGCTGCCTGCGCACCTGAGCGACCTGTTCGGCCGAGAGGAGCGCTGCACGGTTCTGGCCAACGACCTCAAGGCCGTCCAGGCCTTCGTCAGCCAGCACGGTAACCGCGGCAAGCCGCTTTAA
- a CDS encoding homoserine dehydrogenase: protein MKPVKVGICGLGTVGGGTFNVLQRNAEEIARRAGRGIEVAQIAMRSPNPNCQITGTPITADVFDVASNPEIDIVIELIGGYTIARDLVLKAIDNGKHVVTANKALIAVHGNEIFAKAREKGVIVAFEAAVAGGIPVIKAIREGLSANRINWLAGIINGTGNFILTEMREKGRAFPDVLAEAQALGYAEADPTFDVEGIDAAHKLTILASIAFGIPLQFDKAYTEGITQLTTADVNYAEALGYRIKHLGVARRTAEGIELRVHPTLIPSDRLIANVNGVMNAVMVNGDAAGSTLYYGAGAGMEPTASSVVADLVDVVRAMTSDPENRVPHLAFQPDSLSAHPILPIDACQSAYYLRIQAKDHPGVLAQVASILSERGINIESIMQKEAEEQDGLVPMILLTHRVVEKSINDAIVALEALQDVVGKVVRIRVEQLN from the coding sequence GTGAAACCGGTCAAAGTAGGCATCTGTGGGTTGGGGACCGTCGGTGGCGGAACCTTCAATGTACTTCAGCGCAACGCCGAGGAGATTGCCCGCCGTGCCGGGCGCGGTATTGAAGTGGCACAGATCGCCATGCGCTCGCCTAACCCGAACTGCCAGATTACCGGTACCCCCATTACCGCTGATGTGTTCGACGTTGCGAGCAACCCGGAGATCGACATTGTCATCGAGCTGATCGGTGGCTACACCATCGCCCGCGACCTGGTGCTCAAGGCCATCGACAACGGCAAGCACGTGGTCACCGCCAACAAGGCGCTGATCGCCGTACACGGCAACGAAATCTTCGCCAAGGCCCGTGAGAAGGGCGTGATCGTCGCCTTCGAAGCCGCAGTGGCAGGTGGCATCCCGGTGATCAAGGCGATCCGCGAAGGCCTGTCGGCCAACCGCATCAACTGGCTGGCCGGGATCATCAACGGCACCGGCAACTTCATCCTCACCGAGATGCGTGAAAAAGGCCGCGCCTTCCCCGACGTGCTGGCCGAAGCGCAGGCGCTGGGTTATGCCGAAGCCGACCCGACTTTCGACGTCGAAGGTATCGATGCCGCGCACAAGCTGACCATCCTGGCGTCCATCGCCTTTGGTATCCCGCTGCAGTTCGACAAGGCCTACACCGAAGGCATCACCCAGCTGACCACCGCCGACGTGAACTACGCCGAAGCCCTGGGCTACCGCATCAAGCACCTGGGTGTGGCCCGCCGCACTGCAGAAGGCATCGAGCTGCGCGTGCACCCGACGCTGATCCCGAGCGACCGTCTTATCGCCAACGTCAATGGCGTGATGAACGCCGTGATGGTCAATGGCGATGCGGCAGGCTCCACCCTTTACTACGGCGCCGGCGCCGGCATGGAGCCCACCGCCTCCTCGGTGGTCGCCGACCTGGTCGACGTTGTCCGCGCCATGACCAGCGACCCTGAAAACCGCGTACCGCACCTGGCCTTCCAGCCGGATTCGCTGTCGGCGCACCCGATTCTGCCGATCGACGCCTGCCAGAGCGCCTACTACCTGCGTATCCAGGCCAAGGATCACCCGGGCGTGCTGGCCCAGGTGGCGAGCATCCTCTCGGAGCGCGGCATCAACATCGAGTCGATCATGCAGAAAGAAGCCGAGGAACAGGACGGCCTGGTGCCGATGATCCTGCTGACCCACCGTGTGGTCGAAAAGAGCATCAACGACGCCATCGTTGCTCTGGAAGCCTTGCAGGACGTGGTCGGTAAGGTCGTGCGCATCCGCGTCGAACAGCTCAACTAA
- the dsbC gene encoding bifunctional protein-disulfide isomerase/oxidoreductase DsbC, which produces MRVTQMFAAAALALASTFAVAAATDSNAAAEQAIRKSLQNLELEVPVESVASSPLNGLYEVKLQGGRVLYASADGQFVMQGYLYQIQDGKPVNLTEKTERQGVAKLINGIPAAEMVVYPAKGQTKSHITVFTDTTCPYCHKLHAEVPELNRRGIEVRYVAFPRQGLGSPGDEQLQAVWCSSDRRAALDKMIDGKEIKAAKCTNPVGKQFQLGQSIGVNGTPAIVLENGQVIPGYQPAPQVAKLALAGQQQAAK; this is translated from the coding sequence ATGCGCGTGACCCAGATGTTCGCCGCCGCCGCGTTGGCGCTGGCCAGTACCTTTGCCGTTGCCGCGGCGACCGACAGCAATGCCGCTGCCGAGCAGGCGATTCGCAAGTCGTTGCAGAACCTTGAGCTGGAAGTGCCGGTCGAGAGCGTGGCCAGCAGCCCGCTCAACGGCCTGTATGAAGTCAAGCTGCAGGGCGGCCGTGTGCTGTACGCCAGCGCCGATGGCCAGTTCGTCATGCAGGGCTACCTGTACCAGATCCAGGACGGCAAGCCGGTCAACCTGACCGAAAAGACCGAACGCCAAGGGGTCGCCAAGCTCATCAATGGCATTCCAGCCGCCGAGATGGTGGTTTATCCTGCAAAGGGCCAGACCAAGTCGCACATCACCGTATTCACCGACACCACCTGCCCGTATTGCCACAAGCTGCACGCCGAAGTGCCAGAGCTCAACCGTCGCGGTATCGAAGTGCGCTATGTCGCCTTCCCGCGCCAGGGGCTCGGCTCGCCGGGTGACGAGCAGCTGCAGGCCGTGTGGTGCTCCAGTGACCGCCGCGCAGCGCTGGACAAGATGATCGACGGCAAGGAAATCAAAGCCGCCAAATGCACCAACCCGGTGGGCAAGCAGTTCCAGTTGGGCCAGTCGATCGGCGTCAACGGCACGCCGGCGATCGTGCTCGAAAATGGCCAGGTGATTCCAGGTTATCAACCGGCACCGCAAGTGGCCAAACTGGCCCTGGCCGGCCAACAGCAGGCCGCCAAGTAA
- the xerD gene encoding site-specific tyrosine recombinase XerD, translating to MPALDHPLIDQFLDALWLEKGLSDNTRLSYRSDLALFNGWLQDHGLALPEAGRELILDHLAWRLDQGYKPRSTARFLSGLRGFFRYLLREKLIAVDPTLQIEMPQLGKPLPKSLSEADVEALLQAPDLGEAIGQRDRAMLEVLYACGLRVTELVSLALDQVNLRQGVLRVMGKGSKERLVPMGEEAVLWLQRYLRDGRAELLSGRPSDVLFPSLRGEQMTRQTFWHRIKHHARVAGIDKPLSPHTLRHAFATHLLNHGADLRVVQMLLGHSDLSTTQIYTHVAKARLQQLHAQHHPRG from the coding sequence ATGCCTGCCCTTGACCACCCCTTGATCGACCAGTTCCTTGATGCCCTGTGGCTGGAAAAAGGCCTTTCAGACAACACTCGCCTCTCCTATCGCAGTGACCTGGCACTGTTCAATGGCTGGCTGCAGGATCACGGCCTGGCTTTGCCTGAGGCCGGTCGGGAGCTGATCCTCGATCACCTGGCCTGGCGCCTGGATCAGGGTTACAAACCCCGTTCTACAGCGCGTTTTCTCTCCGGTCTGCGTGGCTTTTTTCGCTACTTGCTGCGGGAAAAGCTCATTGCCGTCGACCCGACCCTGCAGATAGAGATGCCGCAGCTGGGCAAGCCCTTGCCCAAGTCGCTGTCGGAAGCCGACGTCGAGGCCCTGTTGCAGGCCCCTGACCTTGGCGAAGCCATTGGCCAGCGCGACCGTGCCATGCTTGAGGTGCTGTACGCCTGTGGTCTGCGCGTTACCGAACTGGTCAGCCTTGCCCTGGACCAGGTGAACCTGCGCCAGGGCGTGCTCCGGGTGATGGGCAAGGGCAGCAAGGAGCGCCTGGTGCCCATGGGCGAAGAGGCGGTGCTGTGGCTGCAGCGCTACCTGCGCGACGGGCGCGCCGAGCTGCTCAGCGGGCGCCCGAGCGATGTGTTGTTCCCCAGCCTGCGCGGGGAGCAGATGACCCGCCAGACGTTCTGGCACCGCATCAAGCATCACGCGCGGGTAGCCGGTATCGACAAGCCACTGTCGCCGCACACCTTGCGTCACGCCTTCGCCACTCATCTGCTCAACCACGGTGCCGACCTGCGCGTGGTGCAGATGCTGCTGGGGCACAGCGATCTGTCGACCACGCAAATCTATACCCATGTGGCCAAGGCCCGCCTGCAGCAACTGCACGCACAGCACCACCCACGTGGATGA
- a CDS encoding cation:proton antiporter, translated as MNEQQILLSVGGIGAAALACQWLAWRLKLPAILFLLLAGITLGPLLGWLDPQALFGPLLMPLVSLAVALILFEGSLTLHLSQWREIGSVVHRLVTVGALSTWLVIALATHWLLGFDWPLAILFGTLTLVTGPTVIVPMLRVVRPKATIANILRWEGIVIDPIGALLAVVVYSFIIASADGDGLSQSLGTFAGVIFCGSALGAAGGWLLGQIMREQWLPEYLHNLASLAAVLGIFIAANQIVHESGLLAVTVMGMWLANMRGVDVRQILHFKENLSVLLISGLFILLAARLDLHALLGLGPAVLALLLVIQLVARPLNVLLSTLGSTLNWRERALLAWIAPRGIVAAAVSAIFAIRLDEAGHQDALLLVPLTFAVIIGTVVLQSATARPLARLLKVAEPAPSGFLIVGANEPARTLGKALQQLGCRVLLTDSSWENIRAARMEGLPTYFGNPASQHADAHLDLVGLGHLLGLSPAGEINALACARFRHDFGHGRLYVLASGLEKQRSDKHRASEEHRGHLLGSSPMTYQQMANRLHHGAELYSTNLTEGFDWGNYQALHGERAHLLFARDTQGWVHVSSPENPFAPQPGWTLVALVEPAPVTETTAAPG; from the coding sequence ATGAACGAACAGCAGATCCTTCTCAGTGTGGGCGGTATCGGTGCCGCCGCCCTCGCCTGCCAGTGGCTGGCCTGGCGCCTGAAGCTTCCGGCGATTCTCTTCCTGCTGCTGGCCGGCATAACGCTGGGGCCGTTGCTCGGCTGGCTCGACCCGCAAGCGCTGTTCGGCCCGTTGCTGATGCCTCTGGTGTCACTGGCGGTGGCACTGATCCTGTTCGAAGGCAGCCTGACCCTGCACCTCTCGCAATGGCGGGAGATCGGCAGCGTGGTGCACCGACTGGTCACCGTCGGCGCCCTGTCGACCTGGCTGGTGATCGCCCTGGCCACGCACTGGCTGCTGGGGTTCGACTGGCCGCTGGCAATCCTGTTCGGCACCTTGACCCTGGTGACAGGGCCTACGGTCATCGTACCGATGCTGCGCGTGGTACGGCCCAAGGCAACCATTGCCAACATCCTGCGTTGGGAAGGCATCGTCATCGACCCGATCGGTGCCCTGCTCGCCGTCGTGGTGTACAGCTTCATCATCGCCAGCGCCGATGGCGATGGCCTGAGCCAGAGCCTGGGCACCTTTGCCGGGGTGATCTTCTGCGGCAGCGCCCTGGGCGCCGCCGGCGGCTGGCTACTGGGGCAGATCATGCGCGAGCAATGGCTGCCGGAATACCTGCACAACCTGGCGTCGCTGGCTGCCGTACTGGGTATTTTCATCGCCGCCAACCAGATCGTTCACGAGTCCGGGCTGCTGGCGGTGACGGTCATGGGCATGTGGCTGGCCAACATGCGTGGCGTGGATGTACGGCAGATCCTGCACTTCAAGGAGAACCTCAGCGTACTGCTGATCTCTGGCCTGTTCATCCTGCTGGCCGCACGGCTCGACCTGCACGCCCTGCTGGGGCTGGGCCCGGCCGTACTGGCACTGCTGCTGGTGATCCAGCTGGTGGCGCGGCCGTTGAATGTCTTGCTGTCAACGCTGGGGTCCACGCTGAACTGGCGGGAACGGGCGCTGCTGGCCTGGATCGCACCGCGCGGTATCGTAGCCGCCGCAGTGTCGGCGATATTCGCCATCCGCCTGGATGAGGCCGGGCATCAGGACGCGCTGCTGTTGGTGCCGCTCACCTTCGCAGTGATCATCGGCACGGTCGTGCTGCAGAGCGCGACGGCGCGCCCCTTGGCGCGCCTGCTGAAAGTCGCGGAGCCTGCGCCCAGCGGTTTTCTCATCGTCGGCGCCAACGAGCCTGCACGCACCCTCGGCAAGGCTCTGCAGCAATTGGGTTGCCGTGTGTTGCTGACCGATTCGAGCTGGGAAAACATTCGTGCGGCACGCATGGAGGGGCTGCCAACCTACTTTGGCAACCCGGCTTCGCAACATGCCGACGCGCACCTGGACCTGGTAGGCCTCGGCCACCTGCTAGGGCTGTCACCTGCCGGGGAAATCAACGCCTTGGCCTGTGCGCGCTTTCGCCATGACTTCGGCCACGGCCGTTTGTATGTGCTGGCCAGCGGCCTGGAGAAGCAGCGCAGCGACAAACACCGGGCCAGCGAAGAGCACCGCGGCCATTTGCTGGGCTCCAGCCCGATGACCTACCAGCAAATGGCCAATCGCCTGCATCATGGCGCGGAGCTGTACAGCACCAACCTGACCGAGGGCTTCGACTGGGGCAATTACCAGGCGCTGCATGGCGAGCGCGCACATCTGTTGTTTGCCCGGGATACCCAGGGCTGGGTGCATGTATCAAGCCCCGAGAACCCGTTTGCGCCGCAGCCTGGCTGGACCTTGGTGGCGCTGGTAGAACCGGCCCCCGTCACCGAGACGACTGCCGCGCCGGGTTGA
- a CDS encoding acyl-CoA thioesterase, which translates to MTSRDQEIQRRTELSVTRVTKAVFPSTTNHHNTLFGGTALAWMDEVSFIAATRFCRLPLVTVSTDRIDFKHPIPAGTIVELVGTVIKVGNTSLQVQVDVFVENMYLDGRERAIHGVFSFVAIDEDKRPVPVLPQA; encoded by the coding sequence ATGACCAGCCGAGACCAGGAAATTCAGCGCCGTACCGAGTTGTCGGTGACCCGCGTGACCAAAGCGGTATTCCCCAGCACCACCAACCACCACAACACCTTGTTCGGCGGCACTGCGCTGGCCTGGATGGACGAAGTGTCGTTCATCGCCGCTACGCGCTTTTGCCGGTTGCCGCTGGTGACCGTCTCCACCGACCGCATTGACTTCAAGCACCCGATCCCGGCGGGCACTATCGTCGAGCTGGTGGGCACGGTGATCAAGGTCGGAAACACCAGCCTGCAGGTTCAAGTGGACGTATTCGTCGAGAACATGTACCTGGATGGGCGCGAGCGGGCGATCCATGGAGTGTTCAGCTTTGTCGCCATCGACGAGGACAAGCGCCCGGTGCCGGTGTTGCCACAGGCCTGA
- the rplS gene encoding 50S ribosomal protein L19: protein MTNKIIQQLEAEQMSKEIPTFAPGDTIVVQVKVKEGERSRLQAFEGVVIAKRNRGLNSAFTVRKISSGVGVERTFQTYSPQIDSLAVKRRGDVRKAKLYYLRDLSGKAARIKEKLS from the coding sequence ATGACCAACAAGATCATCCAGCAGCTCGAAGCCGAGCAGATGAGCAAGGAAATCCCGACCTTCGCACCAGGCGACACCATCGTCGTTCAGGTTAAAGTGAAGGAAGGTGAGCGTTCCCGTCTGCAGGCGTTCGAAGGCGTCGTTATCGCCAAGCGTAACCGTGGCCTGAACAGCGCCTTCACCGTGCGCAAAATCTCCAGCGGCGTTGGCGTTGAGCGTACCTTCCAGACCTACAGCCCGCAGATCGACAGCCTGGCCGTGAAACGTCGTGGTGACGTGCGTAAAGCCAAGCTGTACTACCTGCGCGACCTGTCCGGCAAAGCCGCTCGCATCAAGGAAAAACTGTCCTGA